Proteins from a genomic interval of Streptomyces fodineus:
- a CDS encoding molybdopterin-dependent oxidoreductase, whose translation MGQRPGDLSAPARLAGPDEGIGADELALATRNHGLPLEALRHDVTPPGLHYVLTHYDIPYVPDAGAWRLTVDGHVRTPLDLSLADLLSFPQVTTRVTLECAGNGRALLTPRPVSQPWLVEAVGTADWTGVPLRRLLAEAGADPAAVDVVFTGADHGVERGVEQDYQRALPLSVATGDDPQVLVATAMNGAPLPPQHGRPLRLIVPGWYGMAQVKWLRSVTVGDVPFTGFQQSVAYRIRRTPDEEGEPVTRIAPRALLVPPGFPDFMSRTRVVRPGPVRLSGRAWSGQAPVSSVEVSTDGGAHWEPAVLDPVVDGHRWAWRAWHHTWTATPGEHAVGTRASDADGHVQPLDQHWNRGGLANNAVCFVRVVCVADACWP comes from the coding sequence ATGGGTCAGCGACCCGGTGACCTGAGCGCCCCCGCCCGGCTGGCCGGTCCCGACGAGGGGATCGGCGCCGACGAACTCGCGCTCGCCACCCGCAACCACGGTCTGCCCCTGGAGGCCCTGCGGCACGACGTCACCCCGCCCGGACTGCACTACGTCCTCACGCACTACGACATCCCGTACGTGCCGGACGCCGGTGCCTGGCGGCTGACCGTCGACGGACACGTGCGCACCCCGCTCGACCTGTCCCTCGCCGATCTGCTGTCGTTCCCGCAGGTCACCACCCGGGTCACGCTGGAGTGCGCGGGCAACGGCCGGGCCCTGCTCACACCCCGGCCGGTCAGCCAGCCCTGGCTGGTGGAGGCGGTCGGCACCGCCGACTGGACCGGCGTACCGCTCCGGCGGCTGCTCGCCGAGGCGGGCGCGGACCCGGCGGCCGTGGACGTCGTCTTCACCGGCGCCGACCACGGGGTGGAGCGCGGTGTCGAGCAGGACTACCAGCGCGCCCTGCCCCTGTCCGTGGCCACCGGCGACGACCCGCAGGTGCTGGTCGCCACCGCCATGAACGGCGCGCCGCTGCCGCCGCAGCACGGCCGGCCCCTGCGCCTGATCGTGCCCGGCTGGTACGGCATGGCCCAGGTGAAGTGGCTGCGCTCGGTCACCGTCGGCGACGTACCGTTCACGGGCTTCCAGCAGTCGGTCGCCTACCGGATCCGGCGCACCCCCGACGAGGAGGGCGAGCCGGTCACACGGATCGCGCCGCGCGCCCTGCTGGTGCCGCCCGGCTTTCCCGACTTCATGTCCCGGACGCGGGTGGTGCGGCCGGGACCGGTGAGGCTTTCCGGCCGCGCGTGGTCCGGGCAGGCGCCCGTTTCCTCGGTGGAGGTCAGTACGGACGGCGGGGCGCATTGGGAGCCGGCTGTGCTCGACCCGGTCGTGGACGGGCACCGGTGGGCTTGGCGGGCCTGGCATCACACCTGGACCGCGACGCCCGGGGAGCACGCGGTGGGCACCCGGGCGAGCGACGCCGACGGACATGTCCAGCCGCTTGATCAGCACTGGAACCGCGGTGGCCTCGCCAACAACGCGGTGTGCTTCGTGCGGGTGGTGTGTGTCGCCGACGCCTGTTGGCCGTAA
- a CDS encoding glycoside hydrolase family 15 protein — protein sequence MAETPFPEDARPSSRYLPIAEHGLIGDLRSVALVGTNGTIDWYCCPSFDAPSVFAAILDAERGGRFELAAAVPARTKQFYFPDTNVLITRFFTEDGVGEVQDFMPVTSDSAAGAGEEGRHRLIRRVVCVRGTVPFRVLVAPRFDYGAAPHTLRSAGATLVFESVERSLSLTSTVDLECDERDARGDFKLGEGETAVFALDQVGDAVAPRGCAHAEAEHEFNATVAYWRRWLHQSRYRGRWREMVHRSALTLKLLTYAPTGAIVAAPTTSLPEQLGGERNWDYRYVWVRDAAFAVYALLRLGFAGEAEAFMRFLTTHVSPSDADGSAPLQIMYGIDGRTDLPERVLPHLEGHLGSAPVRVGNAAADQLQLDIYGALIDSIYLYDKWAQPISSDQWDDVCQLVDWVCAHWDQPDEGVWETRGGRKNFTYSRLMCWIAIERAIRLANRRGLPADLPRWRQARDAIYRRIMDRGWSVRRGAFVQYEGGDVLDASLLMMPLGKFVAPTDPKWLSTLDALTEDLVSDSLVYRYDPQASPDGLRGDEGTFSICSFWYVEALVRAGRLDEARLAFEKMLTYANHLGLYAEEIGRTGEQQGNFPQAFTHLALISAAFNLDRALG from the coding sequence ATGGCCGAGACCCCGTTTCCCGAGGACGCCCGCCCCAGCTCCCGCTATCTGCCGATCGCCGAGCACGGGCTCATCGGCGACCTGCGCAGTGTGGCACTGGTCGGCACGAACGGCACGATCGACTGGTACTGCTGTCCGTCCTTCGACGCCCCCAGCGTCTTCGCGGCCATCCTCGACGCCGAGCGCGGCGGCAGGTTCGAGCTGGCCGCCGCCGTACCCGCGCGTACCAAGCAGTTCTACTTCCCCGACACCAACGTGCTGATCACCCGGTTCTTCACCGAGGACGGCGTCGGCGAGGTGCAGGACTTCATGCCGGTGACCTCGGACAGCGCGGCCGGCGCGGGCGAGGAGGGCCGGCACCGGCTCATCCGGCGCGTGGTCTGCGTCCGCGGCACGGTGCCCTTCCGAGTGCTGGTCGCCCCGCGGTTCGACTACGGCGCCGCCCCGCACACCCTGCGCAGCGCCGGCGCCACCCTCGTCTTCGAGTCCGTCGAACGGTCCCTGTCGCTGACCTCCACGGTCGACCTGGAGTGCGACGAGCGGGACGCGCGCGGCGACTTCAAGCTCGGCGAGGGCGAGACGGCGGTGTTCGCCCTCGACCAGGTGGGCGACGCGGTGGCCCCGCGCGGCTGCGCCCACGCCGAGGCCGAGCACGAGTTCAACGCCACCGTCGCCTACTGGCGGCGCTGGCTGCACCAGTCCCGCTACCGGGGCCGCTGGCGCGAGATGGTGCACCGCTCCGCCCTCACCCTGAAGCTGCTCACCTACGCCCCCACCGGCGCCATCGTCGCCGCCCCCACCACCAGCCTGCCCGAGCAGCTCGGCGGGGAGCGCAACTGGGACTACCGGTATGTGTGGGTGCGCGATGCCGCCTTCGCCGTCTACGCGCTGCTGCGGCTCGGCTTCGCCGGTGAAGCCGAGGCGTTCATGCGCTTCCTGACCACGCACGTCAGCCCCAGCGACGCCGACGGGAGCGCGCCGCTGCAGATCATGTACGGCATCGACGGCCGCACCGACCTGCCCGAACGGGTGCTGCCGCACCTGGAGGGCCACCTGGGCTCCGCCCCGGTCCGGGTCGGCAACGCCGCCGCCGACCAGCTCCAGCTCGACATCTACGGCGCCCTGATCGACTCGATCTACCTCTACGACAAATGGGCCCAGCCGATCTCCAGCGACCAGTGGGACGACGTATGCCAGCTGGTCGACTGGGTGTGCGCGCACTGGGACCAGCCCGACGAGGGCGTGTGGGAGACCCGGGGTGGCCGCAAGAACTTCACGTACTCGCGTCTGATGTGCTGGATCGCGATCGAGCGCGCCATCCGCCTCGCCAACCGGCGCGGACTGCCCGCCGACCTGCCCCGCTGGCGGCAGGCCCGCGACGCGATCTACCGGCGGATCATGGACCGCGGCTGGTCCGTGCGGCGCGGCGCCTTCGTGCAGTACGAGGGCGGTGACGTCCTGGACGCCTCCCTGCTGATGATGCCGCTCGGCAAGTTCGTCGCGCCCACCGACCCCAAGTGGCTGTCCACCCTGGACGCCCTCACCGAGGACCTGGTCTCCGACTCCCTGGTCTACCGCTACGACCCCCAGGCCAGCCCCGACGGACTGCGCGGCGACGAGGGCACCTTCTCCATCTGCTCCTTCTGGTACGTCGAGGCCCTGGTGCGGGCCGGGAGGCTCGACGAGGCCCGGCTGGCCTTCGAGAAGATGCTCACCTACGCCAACCACCTCGGCCTGTACGCCGAGGAGATCGGCCGCACCGGCGAGCAACAGGGCAACTTCCCGCAGGCCTTCACGCATCTGGCGCTGATCAGCGCGGCCTTCAACCTCGACCGCGCCCTCGGCTGA
- a CDS encoding DUF5709 domain-containing protein — translation MSDQESEQTPMADDAYQPTGTNEEQEDAGPLDLQDAVDERTYDDVLDEGYSPPERPLATTRHGTTAAEQHAGETLDERLGQETPDVTAPSGDGIGDLPGGEGEPLDPEVGETRAGRLVAPDEGAHPDTVKEEVARDVGIDGGAAGAEEAAVHVVEEET, via the coding sequence ATGAGCGACCAGGAGTCCGAGCAGACCCCGATGGCGGACGACGCCTACCAGCCCACCGGGACCAACGAGGAACAGGAGGACGCAGGTCCCCTGGACCTCCAGGACGCGGTCGACGAGCGCACCTACGACGACGTCCTCGACGAGGGCTACTCCCCGCCCGAACGCCCCTTGGCCACGACCAGGCACGGCACCACCGCCGCCGAACAGCACGCGGGCGAGACCCTGGACGAACGCCTCGGCCAGGAAACCCCCGACGTGACCGCACCGTCGGGCGACGGCATCGGCGACCTCCCCGGCGGCGAGGGCGAGCCGCTCGATCCCGAGGTGGGGGAAACCCGGGCGGGCCGTCTGGTCGCCCCGGACGAGGGCGCGCACCCCGACACCGTCAAGGAGGAGGTGGCCCGGGACGTCGGTATCGACGGGGGAGCGGCGGGAGCGGAGGAGGCGGCGGTACACGTGGTGGAGGAAGAAACCTGA
- the sthA gene encoding Si-specific NAD(P)(+) transhydrogenase, with the protein MLVIGSGPGGQKAAIAAAKLGRRVAVVDRPDMLGGVSLHTGTIPSKTLREAVLYLTGLTQRDLYGQSYRLKDDITVADLTARTQHVVGREVDVVRSQLTRNQVTVYSGTARFADPHTIALSELSGRERRLSAGHIVIATGTRPARPDTVEFDGRTIMDSDNVLSLERVPRSMVIVGAGVIGMEYASMFAALGSKVTVVEKRPGMLDLCDVEIVESLKYHLRDLAVTFRFGETVAAVERHPRGTLTVLESGKKIPADTVMYSAGRQGLTDELDLGRAGLAADARGRIAVDEHYRTEVPHIYAVGDVIGFPALAATSMEQGRAAAYHACGEPAERMHHLQPIGIYTIPEISFVGRTEDQLTEDRVPFEVGVARYRELARGQIIGDSHGMLKLLVSAVDRTLLGVHCFGSGATELIHIGQSVMGCGGTVDYLVNAVFNYPTLAESYKVAALDATNRLRQVDRLG; encoded by the coding sequence ATGCTCGTCATAGGATCCGGTCCCGGCGGTCAGAAGGCCGCCATCGCCGCGGCCAAGCTGGGCCGCCGGGTGGCCGTCGTCGACCGCCCCGACATGCTCGGCGGGGTCTCCCTGCACACCGGGACCATCCCCTCCAAGACCTTGCGCGAGGCCGTGCTGTATCTGACCGGCCTCACCCAGCGCGATCTGTACGGGCAGAGCTACCGGCTGAAGGACGACATCACCGTCGCCGACCTGACCGCACGCACCCAGCATGTGGTCGGCCGCGAGGTGGACGTCGTCCGCAGCCAGCTCACCCGCAACCAGGTGACCGTGTACTCCGGCACGGCCCGCTTCGCCGACCCGCACACCATCGCGCTGTCCGAGCTCTCCGGCCGGGAACGGCGCCTGAGCGCCGGGCACATCGTCATCGCCACCGGCACCAGGCCGGCCCGCCCGGACACGGTCGAGTTCGACGGGCGGACGATCATGGACTCCGACAACGTGCTCTCGCTGGAGCGGGTGCCGCGTTCCATGGTGATCGTCGGCGCGGGCGTCATCGGCATGGAGTACGCCTCCATGTTCGCCGCGCTGGGCAGCAAGGTGACCGTGGTGGAGAAGCGTCCCGGGATGCTGGACCTGTGTGATGTCGAGATCGTGGAGTCGCTCAAGTACCACCTACGCGATCTGGCCGTCACCTTCCGCTTCGGCGAGACCGTCGCCGCCGTCGAACGCCATCCGCGGGGCACGCTCACCGTGCTGGAGAGCGGCAAGAAGATCCCCGCGGACACGGTGATGTACTCGGCCGGCCGGCAGGGCCTCACCGACGAACTCGACCTGGGCAGGGCCGGGCTGGCGGCGGACGCACGGGGCCGGATCGCGGTGGACGAGCACTACCGCACCGAGGTGCCGCACATCTACGCCGTCGGTGACGTCATCGGCTTCCCCGCCCTCGCGGCGACCTCGATGGAGCAGGGCCGTGCGGCCGCGTACCACGCGTGCGGGGAGCCGGCCGAGCGGATGCACCATCTGCAGCCGATCGGGATCTACACCATCCCCGAGATCAGTTTCGTCGGGCGGACCGAGGACCAGCTGACCGAGGACCGGGTGCCGTTCGAGGTGGGCGTGGCCCGGTACCGGGAGCTGGCCCGCGGGCAGATCATCGGGGACTCGCACGGCATGCTGAAGCTGCTGGTCTCCGCTGTGGACCGCACGCTGCTCGGGGTGCACTGCTTCGGGTCGGGCGCGACGGAGCTGATTCACATCGGGCAGTCGGTGATGGGGTGCGGGGGGACCGTCGACTATCTGGTCAACGCGGTCTTCAACTATCCGACGCTTGCCGAGTCGTACAAGGTGGCTGCGCTGGATGCGACGAACCGGCTCCGCCAGGTGGACCGGTTGGGGTAG